Within the Pangasianodon hypophthalmus isolate fPanHyp1 chromosome 19, fPanHyp1.pri, whole genome shotgun sequence genome, the region ttgttgatgagagaggtcaacagagaatggccagactggtttgagctgacagaattCACAATAACTCAGACAACCACTCTGTGccattgtggtgagcagaacacactgaaccttgaggtggatgggctacaacaggagaagaccatgtcgggttTCATTTCTGTcggccaagaacagaaagctgggGCTGCAGTGGGCataggctcaccaaaactggacagataaagactggaaaaatgtagcctggggaggccctacccagtattagtatagtgttcctaataaagtgttcagtgtgtgtacatgcccACAATATCTATAGGAACTCAGTAACTTACCTAAAATTCCCAGAAGCTTCGCTTCTCTGACAAGCcattttaaatgtcatctaTATTTCATTGTTCTGTTTTAAACTCAGCCAGTACTTTGTCATGCTTCTTGGATTGACTGTAAACTGAAGAAAAAGCGCATAAATAGGATACGATGGAATCGGTAAAAGAAGTACAATATTTCCATAAAATCTTTGTTAATATTCATGACTTTATCATTAAATAGATAGTGGCTGCAAAGGCAATGCGCTGAtccaaaaaaagacagaaatgtattttacattGTGTTTTGAAAAAGTCATTGGTAAGATAGCCGTCTGATCATACACCATGGCTAACTGTGACACTGTAACAACCTGATTAGAGCCCTTCAGTTAAATACCTAAAATGCATTAGTTCATAAAGAAATACAACATTTGATACAACAATgattttatatactttatacagACTTAGAACCCTATAGCCCCATAATGTTATGCACACTATATTTCCTTCTACATTTGTCAGAAAAATATGCTATGATGATTTGTCTTCTGTTGCCTGCAGGTGTGGGATGTCACGATGCAGGACCTGTGCTCCGGCTCCACAACCCTTGACCCATTCCGAGCTGTTGTGTTTGTAGGCGGCTTCAGTTACGCTGATGTGCTGGGATCAGCCAAAGGTGAACGTTACACACAAAACTACACACATCCCAAAGGATCCCACACCCGTGTTCACTGAAATTTGTTAAAATGCCTGCACAAAAAGTTTTAACTATGAATGTACAGCTGTTTGTACAGGTGGTGTTTCTAATCAGAAAAGCTACTTTAATATTGGAGCAGTGAAGTACTGCTCCGTTGAGCACTTTTGAACATGCACTTTATGTGATGCACAAAAGTTGTACAGAAAAATTGACATTCACGTCCATAATCAATGCAAATTTTTGTACGTAAAGTCTGCTACTTGTGTGCTTAAGAGTGTTGTAATATTTATGTTGAACTGTCTTAATTGTCTTCTCAGGCTGGGCGGCTACTGTCACCTTTAACCCCAATGCCCGGGAGGAGTTTGAGCGTTTCCGGCGTCGTAATGACACACTTAGTCTAGGGGTGTGTAATGGCTGCCAGCTCCTGGCTCTGCTAGGTTGGGTGGGTGGAGCACAGGATGGAGGTGAGTGGACAAAAATTCTGAGGCCTTAAAAAAGGTGTTATATCCAAATGAAAGCAATAGACACATGTTCTTTACTTTATTAGGTATACTGGAAGTTTTCAGGTTTGATGCGTGTTGTTTTGTGTGATAcgttttaacatttttgcatCATGAGACATGCATGGAGATTCTTTTTGTCTCTTACATGCTTGCTTATTTTTTCAGTGCTCCTCTCTTTATCACTCTCTCCTACTCTGTTGCACTTTCTGTTGTAGGCTCTGAGGTGGCCTTGACCCATAATAAGTCAGGTCGGTTTGAGTCCCGCTTTGTGAGTGTCGGCATTCTGCCTTCTCCAGCCATTATGCTGAAGGGCATGGAGGGTTCTGCCCTGGGTGTGTGGGTTGCCCATGGAGAAGGTGAGACTGTCCATGATAAGAATATCACACTAGCAAATATTCCCCTGGATGGTGCGTCATGACATGTAGTCATCAGCTCCTTTTTatgacacactttttaaaaatatattcagtgtTGTTTATGAAGACTATCCACCAAAGCTGGGAagaatatcattaaaaaaaaaatgatgaggtAAAAGTAGTCATCCAAACAGAGCACGAAATAATctagtgaattattattattttagtacaTAGGATCGGATTTAAATTTCAGAACAagaactgatgatgatgatgattatcatgagtgtaaataaaaattatgcaTAGCAGTCTCTATTTGCTAGCTACAGGTGACATGGCTAATGTTAAAGTTTTCACAAGGTCATGTTTTCTGGGGCATAACGTGCTGCACATAATAAtagatattatatttaaaagtctgaagggaaaaaaaatttgtgtGGCCAACAATAACTTGATTTTAGTTAATTACTGGTTTCCTCCATAAATGAGAGGAAAAATCATTAGTGGTGAAAACACTCAGAACATTTATCAAATTAAACTGAGAAAAACTTCATTGGGAAGAACATTGATAAATGTAATGaggcaaaataatttttttgtctacTTGAGGGAGAGTGAACGATACTCCCTACCTTCCCTGCTCTATTAACTACTTGTACaagtacaatttattataatttatttcagtatACCAGTGTGAATATTATGCATTAGCTCTGCAATACACTAGCTAAATTAAATGGGCCATATCAAGGAGTACTACATTACTGCAATTCATATTTACATTCTGTATGTGGCCAGGCAGCTACAGTagtattttattacagtatgtGTATAATATGTGTCTCTAATTCTTTTCTCTTAAAGATTATATGTAAAGTCCCTTTTCAGGGCCTGAGAGGGCTGATCTGCTTTGGATCTATTGttattatgataaaaaaaatttaactgaaaGTTCATTCTAAAACCCAActgaaataaacttttttattcAGGAACATAACACCAAATCTGATTTTATATTCCACAATATGTCTACAGTCCCTGTTAATGAAACAGAACTTCCTGCACAGGTCTGATGCAGTTCCGCTCCCCTGAAGCACAGCAGAAGCTGATCAGTGCATCTCTGGCACCACTGCGCTACGTGGATGACTCCGGAGCCCCCACTGAGACCTACCCCATGAACCCAAACGGCTCTGCCCTGGGCATAGCAGGTATCTGCTCGCCTGACGGGCGCCACCTGGCCATGATGCCCCACCCAGAGCGCACGGTGCTGGGCTGGCAGTGGGCCTGGGCACCTGCACCTCTCAGAGCCTCACTGCGTGCCTCGCCTTGGCTCCGCATGTTCCACAATGCCGCTGTGTGGTGTCAGAGCGAGGGGTCGTCATCATAGTGATTATGGATATTTTTTCACTGCACTGTTACATCTGTGAAAGCATCCTGAAAGAAAGTGATTATTTGTATGGAGGATTGAGAAGAGTTAGATTTACATAGTTATGTAAAAGgctaaacctaaaaaaaaaattaatacaaacatGGGTAACAAGAGTcaaactgaagatggctgcattCCAAGTAAAACACTAGATATTTGGCAGATGGCTGCATTCCAAGTAAAACACTAGATATTTGGCAATCTAACTAAGATATTTAGCTAACTTGTGTCCTCAAAATTGTGTTAAAGAAATGCTCTTACATGACCGCAAAGGccagggagcaaaattggccgtgctctctgggtgagagGGGTGGCATACGCTCTctaccctgtcaatcacagcaatactagccaatcataggcatCTGTgggctcatgtatgcggaagaagGTAGAcagtgctttcctccaagtgtgttacgctgtcCTGTGACGTGGCATGATCAGCAGTGGCTGTACTAGTAGTtagcttcacgtgtcttggaggaagcatgtgttagctttcaccctccctggGTGGTAGTTGTTGTATGATAGGGAAGAGCTTGCTGGTGGATGGGAATTGACAGGTCATGAAAATGaggtgaaataaataagaattaaaaaaaaaagaaagaaagaaatgattttgTGGCTACTGTGATGTGTTTACTTGACAGAACCCAGCAATAAGCACCAAACTgtgctaaatgtaaatgtgattttgattgattaaaaatgttattattaatgtcaaTATTGTAACCTCATACAATATCTCAAAAAGTCTAAGCTTTCATCTTCCAGCAGTTTGTTGTTCTGGGCCATTTTTGTGCAAGTTGTGAATATTTGTCCACCAGCACACATTTACAGATGAACTGTGAGGAGAGTTCAGGTGATGGCAATAACAAGAATTAGCCAAAAAGCCACGATGAGTAGTCCTGTTTTACAGAGACTTCATGCACCAAAACTGCTGGAATCAAGAACGAGTTAGAAAAACGTTTTGTGATTTGCAGGATATGTGAGgatatatatgttttatgtatCTCTCAGTTATATACACCAAGTTTGATATTTCATGACACTACTTCAAAGatgaaataataaagtaaactTTTGACAAGAACTAAAGGACAATTGTGTGTATAATTTGGTATAATCGCATACTCCTGACAAGAATTTAAGGAtaattatgtttgtgtgtgtgtgtgtgtgtgtgtgtgagatgttctGGTGGTTTACCATCTTAAATATTCAACactctgaaacactgaaaatacaaaaatactttattatattacatcagAAGTGTATCAGTGAGGAAAATAAGAATGATAAACAtcataaatgaatcataaacACCAATAAATGAAAACGTATCACATGTAAGACCTTCATTAAGTGTACGTGGTGAGTAGACTGATAAGAACAGTTTTTTATACACAGTCATACACCTTTAAACATCACTCAGTGACTACAGCAAGCAGGACTAAGAAGCCTTTCACAGTTACTCTTTCCAGACCCATGTGTAATACTGATAAAGGCATAACTAGCCTCTCTTAGAGTTTTTCTGCTTAAAAATTCACGGACATCACCCCTGGCTGTGGAGTCTGACGAAGAGGACGCGGGTAGTTCCCTGTTTTCATGTTCCCTCATGGTGCTTCTTGGACATCCAGTGTCCTTTGCCCACCATTTTACAACATGTCAGACAGTATTCCATGTTCCACTGTGTGTGGCCTGCTGGTCCTCTCTGGCACCATCTGCTGGTGGATGTTAATGATGGCAATAAGGAGGAGGAAGACTACCACTAGGTCATCTAAAAGCCCCAATGCCCCACTGAAGTGTCCAGGCATAGCCTCTAATGGAGACACAAATGATGCAGCGGCCCCGAATCCACACAGTGCCACTCTTAGCAGGAAGAGCCACACCAAACTGCCCATGTTTCCCAAAGCCCGGAACAAAAGCAGCAAGAAGAAAGGAGCATCAGAAAGGTAGTCACTTATCTGAGGAAGACAAAGGTAGCATGTAAAACTGGTTTCAGCTATTATCAATAAAACATCTCATTGTGTCTGTGGTTTTATAGTTTCAAACAGTAAATAGTGTCATCCCTCAGAGGTACAGAGGAAAATGTGTGGTGTCATGAGATCAAGTAATGCAAAAGTATAATTCTAATGAGCTTAGacgtaataaaaaaaaacatgaatctCTCTCTAGGGAAAATAATAgtggaaaaaaagtgaaactcACTCGTCGTGGTGCTCCGGAATAGCGTTTATTGTAGTCTCTAATGTGGCCCAGTACCTCTCGCTCCTTCCTGTCTGATCTGTTCTCATGGAACAGATGATACATGACATTGACCTAGGTAggacaaaacaagaaatatgaAACAACCTAGAATGCAAAAGACAGCAATGTAtataaagaaggaaggaaatgtctttttttaattatttacacattgTATTGTTTGCCAATATAGTTGAGTTAGTACTCACAAAGAGGTTTTTGAGGACTGATACTCTATACAGTTTCTTGTCAGTGACATTTGCTAGGAGTAATtgggtgtgtttttattatgtgtttaaTACCTTTTGTCTGCACAAAGGACAGCTGATAGCCTCGAAACAGCAGCTGTGCTTCCAGTACGATATTAGACAaggagctagagagagagagagagaaagagagagagagagagattgattgAGATTATTGTCTGGTATAAATAATTACAACCACAATAACCATAAAGAACAATTGTGCCATGAAAATACTATCTTTTTTCATACTTTCCTTACGCACTAACCTAGATAACTATGTGTTTGATTTCATGATGGTAGATTTAAACATGTGTTTAACACCTATGCTTTGTTCaggtcaattttttttaaataaaaatgaaaaattattaatgATGAGTTTCTTCCAATATAAACCAATATTATGTCCAATTACTTAAAATTCATGTCTATATTACAGAGACTACATTAGGTCATTTCACTCGAGAGTAAGGCAGggaaataaaagtgttaaataacatgtaaatattaaaaaaataaaaataaataataagattaTGTTAATCCCTGACACTTTCCCTCGAGCACTTATTTGCATACACAAGCCATCAGGAAGATCACCAAGCATGTGAAGGGGTTTGTGTTCTGTTTGTGCAGATATTACTTATATTGCTAATATGtacaatgaatattaaatatactgcattttttttagatgGCTTGTGTCACttggatgtgtttgtgtttggggtCAAGGCACCAGGACAAGGCTTTCACAAAATTTTATAGATATGAATGAAAGGTCAGCAAGTTGATGGTCTCAAAGGCCATTGCTGCATAGCTGCCACTGCTAAGGGTTTTATCAGTCTCACTAGTTAAACAGCTTATCATGTATGGTAGAGGATTGGGATGAGGACAAGTTGCTAAGAGTTCACGTTGACCTGATTGAGCAATGATTTGAAACTGGATTTTCCTCCCAGAATCTTCAATAGTCAATATAAAATATCTCTTTTTTGATTACATTATTGGACTTTCACTAGCTGCAAATTAGAAGTAATGTATTTTTCCaggtaaattattattttgcatcatATTAGCACCATAGCTTTATTGATCTTTCAGTATAAATGAAGTTGACTTTTAGTTAACTTTGCATGTTTATTCAATAGGTCACATTATTTGAGAGTGTATACTGTGTGCAAAGGGTTAACTGTAGTGTGCTAACAAACAATTCAGCCTAGACTCTTACTGTTGACCCATTTGTGCTACAGTGCTTGAGAAGAATAGGTTTATATGGAAGATAGATCTCACTTTGATCATTCCATTACCTTTAACTAGCCTCATTAGGAAAGTATGTGGCcatcacagctctctctctttctctatgtgtgtgtgaacgatGTCACGTGGCGATGGAAACCAttgttgctatggcaacagTTAAATATTAAACTCCACAAGATGTGCTGTAGCGGAGTCACATGATCTGCTGAGTGCTCCATTTGGTGAGAGTCTGTTCCGTGCTGTCTGACCACCCACATATCAGCTCTCTCACTCCACACACTGAGATCAGGTCTTTTTAGAGCCTGTGCTGAATCTGAGTGAACCTCGCTATACTTGACTCTGGAACTGCACATTTCCTTCACAAATGCAACAAACCAAGGCCAACTGGTCTCATGCTGAAACCTCCAACTAACTAGTTTCTATACAAGCTATAGGTTTATGGCCAATTCTATCAAACCTTTCATAGTGAAGTATTTGTCCCCTTATTTCACCCTAACCAATAGAAATAGACTGGCAACCCAATCTAGATTGGCACTTATACTACGAGATGATTTGTAAAACTGTTGGCTAGTCTTAATATCATCCAGTAACTTGATTATTGATGATTATTCCCATAAATAACTCATTCAGATCTAGATCAGATTACCTGGTATGACTAGAGGCCAACTGTGTGTAAAACGTTTTACTCACCACAGAATAGATGCCCACAGTTTGTCTCCACAGGAAAAATGGCAacatgtaaacatacaggacAATGGCGGTCCATGGTACATGCAGATATGCCTGATTGAGAGTCCTGAAAAgtagaatgattaaaaaaaggtcatattttggaaaatataaaCTTCAGATCAGTTGTAACTGAGAAAAGCTAATATGAAGATTTATTTCCTTATTAGGTTATAGCAGTAAAGGAAGTGGTGCCCATCCCATTCTCAGGTAGAAGACATCTATATCAATCATGTGGTTGCATACAGTACGCAAGGTCAAAGATTATCACTCTCTCACCTAAACACTCACAGCCTAATGAGGTCAACATAACCTGACAATTATTTCCTTTAAGTTTATACAGTCAGTCACACACGTGTTTGAAATCTGTATAGCATCTGTATTCTAATGTtaaaacacacttacacatagATAAATAATGCATTATCTATTACATTCCATTACACTCGAATATTATATAAAACTGGTATATCTTTTAGCTTATTGTCCTTTGTTGAATAATAGATACATAACAGTTATAACTGGGATATAgagagctagctagttagttaatTAAATGTGTTGTCTGGTGTGTGTTTACCTCACTATTGCTTGTGTACCGGCCTTGTAGTTGATGACCTCTGTTCTCTGAAATTGACAAAAAACCTACAGAAGTgggaaaaattaaatgtaattttttttggaatCAACTAGATCAATTAATTCATGTACACAAGAGTTATATAAAGAGATTGAGAATGATATCAatgcattgttaaaaaaaaagtagacatTCTGCtttttagggggaaaaatacGGTCAAGTGtaacatgtttaacattttttaattctgGATTTCCCACATTCCTCACAGCAGTGTTCAGGGCTGCTTAAGGACTGACCCATATTGCATCATCCTCTAAATACGTAGATTTACCAGAAGAACacttaatgaaaagaaaaattgtaTTTCACCTTATAAACACCTAATTATTCCTTGCTTTGTAACAAAACTCTTTCCCAATTCAGTTCAAAATAATTGATGGTGTTATTCAGTGATATTTTGTATTTAGAATACCTATTTAAATTCCATCATGTTGCTTTAACTTTAGAATTTAaagcttttatatttttcactctCTATAAAATCCTTGACATGATGGGTTAAGCTGCCAAGCCTTCTCCAGCTGATATAGATGTGTTCCTTATTGCCCCAACAAACTAttacacagtatatacagagtATGTGTCCCTCAATAACAACACTAACATCCGGTTGCATACACGTGTACACAAGAATGTTCTGACCTGTACgtgaatatgtaatataaacattttgacCAGCTGTTCAGTTAAAAGCTTTAAGATGCTGAATTTGATTGTGGAGATATATGCAATCAAGAGGCTATGTTTTGTGTACATATTTTAAACAGTAGTGATTTAACGAAATGTGATGtacacttgtaaaaaaaaattaattaactacACTATGTTACACCTCATACTGTTAACATTGCACACGTGTTAGCATTTGTAACTGAATACATcaaaaaatgtttggaaattatAAGGTacgatttaaaacaaaatacttCTTAAACACttctcataaatcataaataaatgtgtctctTACCTATTATAGGAGTTCTGACAGGTGTGATTTGTGCGTATTCTGTCTTAGTGTGGGAAGAGAAGGCAATGCTTTCTGACTGCATCAGCGGACACAATAAATTTGACAGGCAGGTGAATAATTAACTAGAGGCCTTCTGAGTTCCCTGCATGCAAGATAGCTCAAGTGTGGCCCAatcaaatatttgaaaaaacCAAACCTTCCATTGCATTATATGTAGTTATGGTGTTGGCACATTGTATTAGCTTTAGTGTAAAAAGCTGAACAAAACCTAATATGAAGCTTTTTGCATTCTTTGGGTCATAGCAATAATGTAAGTAGTGCCCATCCCATCCCTTGCTAGGAGACGCTTTATTTTGATCATGTGACCACATATACAAGGTCGAAGAATAACACCCTTTCTCCTACTCACATGACATAGTTTGGGCTTAATTAAGGTCAGCCTATAACTTGGTAATTTTCCATGAGTTTACACAGTCACCCACACATGTGCTTGAAACACATGGGTATATTCACATGCTAAGCTTAAAAGAGACTTAAAACTGGAAAAGAAATAGTGCTCCACTTTATAAAGTCCACTCAGAATTATTTTCAGATGCAAAATGTAATCATATTTTCACCTTCTTTACTGCATTACATTTTGTTCACACAGGGTAAAAGATTTATGTGTATGTGCCACTCAAAGACCAATGCCGTACATTAATAATGCTAGTCTACCTTATGTTCATCTAGCTAAAGGTACAAATATTGCTCTGTTAGTGTGCTACACCAGTGACAACATTTGTACTTTAAAACTCCAGACTGGCGCGTTTCataacattttcattaatatatGCTTTctataacacatacacactacagatCAAAAGTTTAAGTACACTTGTTTAAAGCTAGAGTTTTAATCACTGCCTGTAAGACTGTAAGAAATTTTCCATGTCCCTTTGCATCCTCCCATTCCATACCTGTTGTGGGGCATATTAATGAAACTTTTCCCTGGCTAATATTTACCTTTTATACTACTTGCCAAAATATAGAAGGTCGTATCGGCTAAAAATAGTAGTTATTGATCCAACAAGACCTTGAGTGCACATGGGTTATCGACTGCTGAATAAACACCTTGCCACATTTTACTTTTGTGCGGTGCCCAATATAGCAAAAGTCCAGTGTTAATGTTCTTCAGGAACACGTGTCACAGGTCTGCTCCACGTTTGAATGCCAAGTCCATGTTAAGTTTACAGGTTATTTTCAGCAGCTCCTGACCTGAGCTTAGATATACAACAATGTTCGGCACAAGAACACTGTAAATCAAACAATTGCCTTTtggtattaaatattatatttaatgctCTTTAGTAGATTACTACAGTAGAATACAGTGGAAC harbors:
- the si:dkey-183n20.15 gene encoding RING-HC_RNF170 domain-containing protein, whose protein sequence is MQSESIAFSSHTKTEYAQITPVRTPIIGFLSISENRGHQLQGRYTSNSEDSQSGISACTMDRHCPVCLHVAIFPVETNCGHLFCAPCLISYWKHSCCFEAISCPLCRQKVNVMYHLFHENRSDRKEREVLGHIRDYNKRYSGAPRRISDYLSDAPFFLLLLFRALGNMGSLVWLFLLRVALCGFGAAASFVSPLEAMPGHFSGALGLLDDLVVVFLLLIAIINIHQQMVPERTSRPHTVEHGILSDML